CAGAACGACATCCTCAAGGAATACATCGCGCAGAAGTGCTGGTGCTTCCCGCCCGAGCCCTCTCTGCGCATCATCGTGGATCTGATCGAGTTCTCCACCCAGCACGTGCCGCAGTGGAACACCATCTCGATCTCGGGCTACCACATCCGCGAAGCGGGCTCGACCGCGGCGCAGGAGCTGGCCTTCACGCTCGCCGACGGCTTCACCTACGTCGAGCGCTGCCTCGAGCGCGGCATGGACGTGGACGATTTCGCGCCGCGGCTTTCGTTCTTCTGGAACAGCCATCTCGATTTCTTCGAGGAGATCGCCAAGCTGCGCGCCGCGCGCCGCATCTGGGCCCGCCACATGCGGGAGCGCTACCGGGCGCGCAAGAAGGAATCGTGGCTGATGCGCTTCCACACCCAGACCGCCGGCTGCTCGCTGTGGGACAAGCAGCCCGAGAACAACATCGTGCGCACCGCCTTCGAGGGCCTGGCCGGGGTGCTCGGCGGCACTCAGTCGCTGCACACCAACTCGATGGACGAGACGATCGCGCTGCCGAGCGACAAGGCGGTCAAGATCGCGCTGCGCACCCAGCAGATCATCGCCCACGAAATCGGCGTCACCGAGACCATCGACCCGCTGGCCGGCTCCTACTACGTCGAGAGCCTCACCAACCGGCTCGAGGAAGAGGCCGAGGCCTATTTCCGTCAGATCGATGGGCTGGGCGGCGTGGTGCCGGGTATCGAGCAGGGCTTCTTCCAGCGCGAGATCGGTCGCGCCGCCTACCAGTACCAGCAGGAGATCGAGAAGAAGCAGCGCATCCTGGTGGGCGTGAACGAATATCTCGAGCCCGACGAGAAGCTCGAGATCCCGATCCTCTACATCAGCGAGCAGGCCGAGGCCGAGCAGAAGGCCGCGCTCGAGGAGCTGCGCCGCACCCGGGACAACCGGGCGTGCACCGCGGCGCTCACGGCGCTCACCGCCGCCGCCCGCACGCGGCCGGGCGAGGCCAACCTGATGGCGAAGATCCTCGACTGCGCGCGCGCCTACGCCACCGAAGGCGAGATTCGCGGAGCGATGCGCGAGGTGTTCGGCGACTACGTCGAGAGCGCGGAGTTCTGATGACCTACATCCCTGCCAACTCGAATCGCGATTTCTGGGCGGCGTTGGCCGCGATGGGGGCGACGCTCGCCGCACTGTTCGGCGGCACCGCGCTCGCTCGCCGCATCGCGCGGCCGCGTGAAGAGGCCGAGCTCGGGGCGGCCGCCAGCACCGGCGAGCCCGGCCACGGCGACGTCACGCCCGGCGCATCCCACTGATGCGCAAGATCCGCGTGCTGGTGGGCAAACCGGGCCTCGACGGCCATGATCGCGGCGCCAAGGTGGTGGCGGCCGCGCTGCGCGACGCCGGCATGGAAGTGATCTACACCGGTCTGCATCAGACCGCCGATCAGGTGGTGGAAGCCGCGGTGCAGGAAGACGTCGACGTGGTGGCCCTCTCGATCCTCTCGGGCGCCCACATGACGCTGTTCCCCGAGGTGCTCGAGAAGATGCGCGAGCGCGGCATCGGCGATCGCCTGCTGACCGGCGGCGGCATCATCCCGCCCGAGGACATGGAGACGCTGGCGAGACAGGGCGTCGGCAAGCTGTTCGGGCCCGGCACCTCGACCCAGGACATCGCCGCCTACATCCACGAGTGGTGCGCATCGCGTTTCGGGGCCGCCGAGATCGCCCCGCTCACCGAGCGGCGCGGCTCGAGCGCCATGCCAGTGCCGACCGCGGCCGAGGTCGCGCATCACGCGCCGCGTGCGGCGCGTCCCGCGCTGGCAGCGCCCGCGCCCCGCCGCGCGTCCGCCGCTCCGGCACGAAAGCCGGCGCGCAAGAAAGCCGGCTCGAACGGATCGCGTCCCGCGCGCGCGACGGCCGCGAAGCGCAAGCCCGCCCGGCGCGTCGCGGCCAAGGGCGCCCGCGGGCGGCGCTGAGTTCTTCCGGCGCTCGATTCGCTGCCCCCGGCTTCAACTGATGGGTGATTCATGCGCCAGCTCGTCGCCCTGAATGGCAGCCCGCTCCGTGGCAGCAGCCTTGACCTGTTGCTCGAGGCGGCGGGCGAAGGCGCGCGCGAGGCGGGCGGCGAGTTCCTGCACCTGCGCTGCGGCGAGTTGAACGTCCGTCCCTGTCAGGCCTGTGGACCCGAACCCACGTCCGGCTACTGCGTGTTCCACGACGACATGGATCGAGTCTACGAAGCGCTCCAGCGCGCGCACGCGGTGGTCGTGGGTTCTCCGATCTACTTCGACGCGGTGAGCGCGCAGCTCAAGCTGGTGATCGACCGGTGCAATTGCGTGACGCCGCTGGTCATCCTGCCCGACGGCCGCGAGGATTTCCGACCGAAGTGGGCGCGCACGCGCCGCGCCGCGTTCGTGGCCGCGTGCGGGTCGCACCGCCGCCACGATCTGGCCGAGCGCAGCGTGCGCGGATTCCTGAAGTGGGTGGGGGCGAAGTGGGAGGAGACGTTGGTCTGGGCTCACGACGACAGCGGGCTGGGCAGCGTCGCAAGCCAACCGGAGCTGCTCGAGAGCGCGCGCGCACTGGGACGGCGTCTGATCGAGGGAGAGCCGCTCGCCCCCTGAACTTACCGGCACGATTACCTTCCGCCGGTCGCGGTGAGTTAGAGTCGGGGGCAAACACGTCCATCGCCACCCGGCCCGGGCCGCCGCCGGACCGCTCACCCATCGGGAGCCTTCATGGATCTGCTTCTGCGCGAGGAACACTTTCAGGTTCGCGAAACGGCGCGCCGCTTCTCCGACGAAGTCGTGGCGCCGCGCGCCCGCGAGCTCGATGAAAAGGAGGAGTTCCCGCACGACCTGGTGAAGCAGATGGCCGAGCTGGGCTTTCTCGGGCTCCCGTTCGCCGAGAAGTACGGGGGAGCCGGGCTCGACACGCTGGCCTACGTGGTCGCGGTCGAGGAAATCGCGCGCTGGTGCGGCTCCACCGCCATCACGCTGGCCGCGCACGTCTCGCTGGGCTGCGGCCCGGTGTCGCTGATCGGCAGCGAGGAGCAGAAGCAGCGCTTCCTCACTCCGATGGCGAAGGGCGACGCGCTCGGCGCCTTCGGGCTCACCGAGCCGCACGCGGGCTCGGACGCGGCCGGCACCCAGACGCGGGCCGAGAAGGTGCACGGCGGCTGGAAGGTCAATGGCTCGAAGATCTACATCACCAACGGCAGCGTCGCGAAGTACGTGACCTTCACCGCCCGCACCAGCAAGGAGACGGGCACCAAGGGCATCAGCGCGTTCATCCTCGACACTGCGACGGCGGGATTCAAGGTCGGCAAGATCGAGAAGAAGATGGGTCTGCACGGCTCCGACACGGCCGAGATCCTGTTCGAGGACTGCATCGTGCCCGAGCAGAACCTGCTCGGCGATGTGAGCGGCGGATTCGCAGCCTTCATGCGCACGCTGGCCGGGGGCCGCATCTCGATCGGCGCGCTGGCCCTGGGCCTCGCGCAGGGCGCCTACGAGCACAGCCTGAAGTACGCGCAGGAGCGCAAGCAGTTCGGCCAGCCGATCGCCGGCTTCCAGGCGATTCAGTTCATGCTGGCCGACATGGCGATGAAGATCGAGGCCGCGCGCGCGCTG
This Candidatus Sulfotelmatobacter sp. DNA region includes the following protein-coding sequences:
- a CDS encoding flavodoxin family protein; the encoded protein is MRQLVALNGSPLRGSSLDLLLEAAGEGAREAGGEFLHLRCGELNVRPCQACGPEPTSGYCVFHDDMDRVYEALQRAHAVVVGSPIYFDAVSAQLKLVIDRCNCVTPLVILPDGREDFRPKWARTRRAAFVAACGSHRRHDLAERSVRGFLKWVGAKWEETLVWAHDDSGLGSVASQPELLESARALGRRLIEGEPLAP
- a CDS encoding cobalamin B12-binding domain-containing protein, giving the protein MRKIRVLVGKPGLDGHDRGAKVVAAALRDAGMEVIYTGLHQTADQVVEAAVQEDVDVVALSILSGAHMTLFPEVLEKMRERGIGDRLLTGGGIIPPEDMETLARQGVGKLFGPGTSTQDIAAYIHEWCASRFGAAEIAPLTERRGSSAMPVPTAAEVAHHAPRAARPALAAPAPRRASAAPARKPARKKAGSNGSRPARATAAKRKPARRVAAKGARGRR
- a CDS encoding acyl-CoA dehydrogenase family protein; translation: MDLLLREEHFQVRETARRFSDEVVAPRARELDEKEEFPHDLVKQMAELGFLGLPFAEKYGGAGLDTLAYVVAVEEIARWCGSTAITLAAHVSLGCGPVSLIGSEEQKQRFLTPMAKGDALGAFGLTEPHAGSDAAGTQTRAEKVHGGWKVNGSKIYITNGSVAKYVTFTARTSKETGTKGISAFILDTATAGFKVGKIEKKMGLHGSDTAEILFEDCIVPEQNLLGDVSGGFAAFMRTLAGGRISIGALALGLAQGAYEHSLKYAQERKQFGQPIAGFQAIQFMLADMAMKIEAARALVYQAAVLRDQGKEFLKQASIAKLFASEMANWVTDKAIQIHGGMGYCRDVPVERMHRDAKLMEIGEGTSEIQRMVIAREILRGT
- a CDS encoding methylmalonyl-CoA mutase family protein; amino-acid sequence: QNDILKEYIAQKCWCFPPEPSLRIIVDLIEFSTQHVPQWNTISISGYHIREAGSTAAQELAFTLADGFTYVERCLERGMDVDDFAPRLSFFWNSHLDFFEEIAKLRAARRIWARHMRERYRARKKESWLMRFHTQTAGCSLWDKQPENNIVRTAFEGLAGVLGGTQSLHTNSMDETIALPSDKAVKIALRTQQIIAHEIGVTETIDPLAGSYYVESLTNRLEEEAEAYFRQIDGLGGVVPGIEQGFFQREIGRAAYQYQQEIEKKQRILVGVNEYLEPDEKLEIPILYISEQAEAEQKAALEELRRTRDNRACTAALTALTAAARTRPGEANLMAKILDCARAYATEGEIRGAMREVFGDYVESAEF